From one Lolium rigidum isolate FL_2022 chromosome 4, APGP_CSIRO_Lrig_0.1, whole genome shotgun sequence genomic stretch:
- the LOC124647145 gene encoding uracil phosphoribosyltransferase-like, with amino-acid sequence MEICNHDLAVNAMNGFKVVVPPHPLISHWVSVIRDQSTPTHSFRSAMGELGRLLAYEATRDWLPTVPREVQTPMGTAAVDSVDPMEPIMIVPILRAGLALAELMASIFPSTATFHLGMARNETTLQPSVYLNKLPVSFPKECNILLVDPMLATGGTVVAAVDLLKERGAEISQIRIICAVAAPPAIKKLNERFPGICVYTGAMDQTVNEKGFIVPGLGDAGDRSYGT; translated from the exons ATGGAAATCTGCAACCACGACCTCGCcgtcaacgccatgaacggcttcaag GTAGTAGTGCCCCCTCACCCGCTCATCAGCCACTGGGTCTCCGTCATCCGCGATCAGTCCACGCCCACCCACTCCTTCA GAAGTGCCATGGGGGAGCTTGGCAGATTGCTCGCCTATGAGGCGACAAGAGATTGGCTG CCAACGGTGCCACGGGAGGTCCAGACACCCATGGGCACAGCTGCTGTAGACTCGGTCGATCCTATGGAGCCTATCATG ATTGTGCCTATTCTACGAGCAGGACTTGCCCTGGCTGAGCTTATGGCATCAATTTTTCCGTCAACCGCAACTTTCCACTTAG GTATGGCTAGGAATGAGACAACACTACAGCCCTCCGTATACTTGAACAA GTTGCCTGTTAGTTTCCCAAAAGAATGCAATATTCTCCTTGTTGATCCTATGCTTGCAACTG GTGGAACAGTAGTAGCAGCAGTTGATCTGCTGAAAGAGCGCGGGGCTGAGATCAGCCAAATAAGAATT ATATGTGCTGTTGCTGCTCCTCCGGCCATCAAGAAGCTCAATGAAAGATTCCCAGG GATCTGTGTGTATACAGGAGCTATGGATCAAACCGTGAATGAAAAAGG TTTCATCGTTCCTGGCCTTGGGGATGCCGGAGACCGCAGCTATGGAACTTGA